The genomic segment CCTGCAATCGCAGCGGTGCCGATCGCGGTCGAGTTGAGGCCCGATGCATTCGAGAGCGCGCCGAAGGCGGCCGCATTGGTGTCGACCGCATTGGCGCCGCGACCGACCGCCGAGCTGTTGGTGGCCGTGGCGTTGCTGCCGGTGCCCAGAGCGGTGGTGTTGGTTTCCGATGCAGTGCTGTTGACGCCGACCGCTGCGGCATTGGCGCCGCTGGCCGTGGCGTTGCGACCGAGCGCGGTCGAGGCGTTACCGGTCGACTGGGCGTTGTTGCCGACCGCCGTGGCGTTGTCGCCGGTGGCATTGGCGCGGGCGCCAACTGCCGTAGCGCGCAGACCGCTGGCGATGGCGGCACGGCCGAATGCGGTCGATGCAGCGCCGGTTGCCTGCGCGCCCACACCGCACGCCGTGCTGTCCGCCCCGACGGCCGTGCCGATCGGATTTCCATTGGCGTCACAAACGGCTTGCGCCAGGGCCATGGGTGAGGCCATGCCGAACAGCATCAGGCTCAGGGCGATTGCAAGCGGCGAACGGCCGTGCGCAGCGGCGCCACCGCCGTCACATGCGCCAGCGCTGTCGCTGGATGCCAGCTCGGAGGCGACCACCACCTGGCCCAGCGACTTGTTCCATACCTTGCGATAGATGCGATTCATTTCGAGCCCCTCGAAGTGCTTGGTTTGATTGGAATTTCGGCGAAAAAAAAGCCGCAGCGTCGTCGAGCGACCGCTGCGGCTTCCGGGTGTCTCAGGCGTTGGCCGTTCCGTACTCCGGAAGCGGCTCTGCAGCGCGGGAACGCGCTACATGAAGGCGGGATGTACGCAACTTGAATCTTCCCCAAACGCCAAACTGTGACCCGATACTCCTCCCGGGCAATCCGTGCCGTCAAGCACTGCGAAGCAGATTCGACAGTCCGAACTCGAATATGCCTTGTCCCGAGTCACTTACGCCTGTATCGAATATTCCAGATTCAATTCAATCTGCATCGTATTGATTTTATTCAACGAAGGCTATTCAGGCCGAGGCTCCAGAGCGTCAGAAAATTCTGATAAAACCGCGCCACGGTGGGCTTGCAGGCGCTCAGGGACCTTCAAATGCAGATCGGGCCGGGAGACGTTTGCGTCTCCCGGCCCGACCGGTTTTTGCGAAAAGTGACGCAGTGCGTCACGTCATCCGAGATGCCGCCTCGCGTTCCGGAACATCCGTAACCACGGGCTGTCTTCCGGCCAGTCGGCCGGCGCCCAGCTGAGGTTGGCCGTGCGCGGTGTGCGCTCGGGATGCGGCATCAGGATCGTTGCCCTGCCATCCGTCGAGGCCAAGCCTGCGATGGCGTCCTGGGAGCCGTTCGGATTCGCCGGGTAGCTCATGGCCTGTCCGTTGCCATCGACATAGCGCAAAGCCACGGTCGCTGCGATCCGGTCGGCATCGTCGTCGAACTGCACGCGACCTTCGCCATGGGCGATCGCCACCGGAATCCGAGAACCGGCCATGCCGGTGAAGAACAGCGACGGCGATTCTTCGACTTCGAGCAGGCCGAAGCGCGCCTCGAACTGTTCGCTGCGATTGCGCAGCAGGCGCGGCCAGTGCTGGGCGCCGGGGATGATCGGCTTGAGCTGCGACAGCATCTGGCAGCCGTTGCAGACACCGAGCGAGAACGTGTCGCTGCGGGCGAAGAAGCGTTCGAACGCCGCACGCAGTTCGGCGGTCTCCAGGACCGACGTCGCCCAGCCGCGGCCCGCGCCAAGCACGTCGCCGTAGCTGAAGCCGCCGCAGGCCACGAGGCCCTGCATCGTCGCCAGATCCACCCGGCCGGCGATCAGGTCGCTCATGTGCACGTCGATCGCGGTGAAGCCCGCGCGGTCGAACGCGGACGCCATTTCGATCTGGCCGTTGACGCCCTGCTCGCGCAGCACCGCGACCTTCGGTCGTGCGCCGGTCGAGATGTACGGCGCGGCGACGTCTTCCGACGGATCGAAGGTCAGCACCGGACGCATCGCAGGCGCATCGAAGCGCCGCGCGCTTGCGCGTTCTTCTTCGGCGCATTCCGGGTTGTCGCGCAATGCCTGCATCGCATGGGTGACCGACCACCAGGCGTCGAACAGCGTCTCCCACTTCCACTCGGCCAGCACGTCCTCGCCGTCGAGCACGCGGATCGCATTCGCGGTCGTCGGACGGGCGATGCGCTGGGCGCACTCGATCAGGCCGTGACGTGCGACGAGATCGGCGAACTCAGCGCGGTCCTCTGCGGAGATCTGCACCACCGCGCCCAGTTCTTCGGAGAACAGCGTGCGCAGCGCGTCGCGGTTGCGGTCGTCGCCCCAGCCTTCGAGATCGATGTCGAGGCCGACATGCGCGGTGAACGCCATTTCGCAGAGCGCGGCGAACGCGCCGCCGTCGGAGCGGTCGTGATAGGCCATCAGCAGACCAGCCTCACGCGCTTCGCAGATCAGCTCGAAGAATGCTTTCAGGCGCTCGGGTTCGTCGACGTCTGGAACCGCGCCGCCGAAGCCTTCGAAACACTGCGACAGCACCGAACCACCGAGACGCTGCTTGCCGGCGCCCAGGCCGATCAGCCACAGCTCGGTGTCGGACTCGCGGCTGAGCAACGGCGTCAGCTGCGTGCGCACGTCGGGCACCGGCGCGAACGCGGTGACCACCAGCGAGACCGGCGAGACGACCTTGTGCGCAGCGCCGTCGGCCTGCCACTGCGCCTGCATCGACAGCGAATCCTTGCCGACCGGAATCGACAGGTCGATCTCGGGGCACAATTCCATCGCGACCGCATGCACGGCATCGAACAGGCGCGCGTCTTCGCCAGCGTGTCCGGCGGCAGCCATCCAGTTCGCCGACAGCTTGACCCGGTGCAGGGTCTCGACCGGCACGGCGCACAGATTGGTGATCGCCTCGCCTACGGCCATGCGCGCCGCGGCGGCGGAGTCGATCAGCGCCAGCGGGCTGCGTTCGCCGATCGCCATCGCCTCGCCGGTGAACCCGTCGAAACCGGACAGCGTGATCGCGCAATCGGCGACCGGCAGCTGCCACGGGCCGACCATCTGGTCGCGCGCGGTCAGGCCGCCGACGCTGCGGTCGCCGATCGTGACCAGGAATGACTTCGACGCGACCGTCGGATGCGCGAGCACGCGCAGACCGGCTTCGTGCAGGTCGACGGCGCGGCTGTTGAGCGCCGGCCAGCGATGCGGCGTGGTGCGCGCGGTATCGCGATGCATCTTCGGCGGCTTGCCAAACAGCACGTCCATCGGCAGATCGATCGGCCAGTCACGACCGCTGCCGATCGTCTCCAGCGTCGCGCCATGGCCGACCGTCAGATGTTCTTCGGCCGTCGCCACGCCGACGATCGCGACCGGGCAGCGCTCGCGCGCACAGATCGCTTCGAATTCCTCGACGCGGTCCTGCGGAATGCCGAGCACGTAACGTTCCTGCGATTCGTTGCACCACAGCTGCATCGGCGACAGCGACGGATCGTCGCTGGGCACGCGATCGAGATCGATGACGCCGCCTACGCTGGAGTCGTGCAGCAGCTCGGGGATCGCGTTCGACAGACCACCCGCGCCCACGTCGTGGAACCACAGGATCGGGTTGCGGTCACCCAGCGCCACGCAGCGGTCGATGACTTCCTGTACGCGACGCTCCATCTCCGGGTTGTCGCGCTGCACGGAGGCGAAGTCGAGATCCTCTGCGCTTTCGCCCGAAGCGACCGAACTCGCCGCGCCGCCGCCCAGGCCGATCAGCATCGCCGGACCGCCTAGCACGACGACAGCGTCGCCGGCCGACAGCGTCTTCTTCTCGACCATCGCGCGATCGATGGCGCCGAGGCCGCCGGCCAGCATGATCGGCTTGTCGTAGCCGCGCACCAGACCGTCGTCGCCTTCGGGCAGTTCGAAACTGCGGAAGTAGCCGAGCAGGTTCGGGCGGCCGAACTCGTTGTTGAACGCGGCGCCGCCGAGCGGGCCGTCGAGCATGATTTCGAGCGCAGGCGCCATGCGCGGATTCAGCGCGCGGGGCGCCTCCCACGGCTGCGGCAGCGTCGGAATGCGCAGGTGCGAGACCGAGAACCCGGTCAGGCCGGCCTTGGGCTTGCCGCCGCGGCCGGTCGCACCTTCGTCGCGGATTTCGCCGCCGGCACCGGTGGCCGCGCCCGCGAACGGCGAGATCGCGGTCGGATGGTTGTGGGTCTCGACCTTGATGCAGAACGCGCTGTCGATCAGCGGTTCGCTGCGGTATTCGAACGACACCGGATCGGGCCGGAAGCGACGCGCCGGATAGCCTTCGACGACCGCGGCGTTGTCGCTGTAGGCCGACAGCGTGTGTTCGGGCGTGGTCGCGTGCGTGTGGCGGATCATGCCGAACAGCGATTGCGCGCGGCCGTTGCGCTGCATGTCCTCGCCGTCGATGGTCCACGACGCGTTGAAGATCTTGTGCCGGCAATGCTCGGAGTTCGCCTGCGCGAACATCATCAGCTCGACGTCGGCGGGATCGCGGCCCAGCGCGCCGAAGCGCTCGCGCAGGTAGGCGATCTCGTCGTCGGCCAGCGCCAGGCCGAGGCGACGGTTGGCGGCGTCGAGATCATCGAGCGCGATGCGTTCGAGCGCGCCGCGGGCGGGCGCCGCGAACAGCGCGTCGGCGGCGTCCACGTCGCCCAGCAGCGACTGCGTCATCGGGTCGTGCAGCAACTTCGAGACCGCTGCCTGCGTAGCCGCATCGCCCGGCCAGCCGCGCAGATCCAGCCGCAGGCCGCGTTCGACCCGATGCACCGGCAGGCCGGCGCCGCGCAGCAGCTCGGTCGACTTGCTGGCCCACGGCGAAATCGTGCCCAGCCGCGGCGAGACGTAGCGCGAGACCGCGCCATCGACGCGCGCCGGTGCGGAACCGGCATCGACCTCGAGGATGCGTCGCAGCGTGGCATCGTCGGGCGACTGCCCGGCCTCGGCTTCGACGAAGTAGACATGCCAGGCACCGGCGACGGAAAGCGCGGGCGACACCGACTGCAGACGTGCTTCAAGCCGTTCGCGGCGGAACAGCGACAGGGCCTGCTGGCCCTCGAGGACGATCATGTCCGGGGAAACCGTATTTCAGGGCCGGCCATTGTAGCCAATGGCCGCGCCCGCTGCCCCCACCGCGCGCGTGCGCGGGGGTCTTCGCTCAGCGACTGCCGCCAGCGGCCTCGCCATCGAGACGCTGCAGCGCTTCGAGCAGCTGGTCCGGCGGCATGTAGCCCGGCATCTGGGTGCCGTCGGCAGCGATGATCATCGGCGTACCGGTGAGGCCGGCGCGCTGGCCGAGTGCGTAATGCGAGGCGACCGGGTTCTCGCAGGCCTTGGAATCGACACGACGGCCGGCCTTGGCATCGGTGAGCGCTTTCTTGCGGTCGGCTGCGCACCAGACCGATTCCATCAGGCGGAAATCGTCGCTGCCGGGGCCCATGCGCGGGTACGCCAGGTACTCGATCGCGATGCCGCGCTTGTTGTACTCGGCGATTTCCTCGTGCAGACGACGGCAGTAGCCGCACTCGACGTCGGTGAAGACCGACACCGTGTACTTCGGATTGGCCGGCGCGAAGATGATGCGCTGGTCTTCCGGCACTTCTGACAACAGGCGCTGGCGCAGCTTCGACAAGCCGGCCTGGCTCAGATCACGCTTCTCGCGCGCATCGAACAGGCTGCCCTGCAGCACGTAGCGGCCGTCGTTGCTGACGTAGAGCACCTGCCCGGAGACCACGACTTCCTGAAAGCCCGGCAGCGGCGCATCGGACACGCTTTCGATCGACACGCGGGGATTGATCGACAGGATCGCGTCGCGTGCCTCGGCAGCGGGCGAACCGGCCGGCGCTTCGATCGCGGCTGGTGCCGGCGTCGCGGGCGTCGCTGCTGCGGCGGCGTCGGGCGCACCCGGGCTCTGGGCACAGGCGGACAGGCTGAAGGCGCCAAGCAGCGCGAACACGTATCGCTTCATCGAATCTGACGACCAACAGCGGGGGCGATCCCGGGGGCGGCCATTCTGGCATGAAGGGATGGGGCGGGCTCCGGGTGCCTTGGAGCGGGGCTGGGGGCGTTCATGGTGGGGCTCGGGTGGTGGCTTGGTGGGCCAGGCTTGGCGATGGAAGCCCCGGTTTGGCGCGCTCGAACGCGCAGCGACGTGGAGTCGTTCTGCTTCGTAGGATGGGTTGAGCGAAGCGAAACCCATCGCTCGCGGTTCGCGTGGAGGGTTCACTGCGATCTGCTGCCCTCACCCCAACCCCTCTCCCGGGGGAGAGGGGCTCAATCCCGAAGCTTCGACGGATCACACGTCCAATCAAGCGGCGCTAGGTTTGATCGATGCATTCGGTCTATGCGGCGGGCCCCCTCCGGGCGGATCACATTCAACAAGCGGCGCGCGCATAGCGCAGTGATCGACGCGAACGAACCAGCGTATTGCTAGCGCACATTGAATCCGCACCTCTCCCTCCGGGAAAGGTCGACGCGCGTAGCGCGTCGGGTGAGGGCTGGCGGGAAAACTCATTAGCCGCAGGAAGCGCTGACCCGGCGATGCATGCGGGATGTCCAACGTATCCGCGCGGGCTTGATCGAACTGCTGTCGGCCCTTCGCTTCGTCGCCCGTCCGGCCCGGCGAAGCACGCCGGGCGTTCGCGGTCGTGCGAGCCGATGGCTCGCAAACACGACCGCTCACCCCCTCGGATGATGCGTGGCGTGCAGCCGCTTGAGCTGTTCGCGCGCCACCAGCGTGTAGATCTGCGTCGTCGACAGCGAGCTGTGGCCGAGCAGCATCTGCAGCGCGCGCAGATCGGCGCCGTGGTTGAGCAGATGGGTGGCGAAGCTGTGGCGCAGGCCGTGCGGGCTGATGCGGGCGGGGTCGATGCCGGCCGCGGCGGCGTGGCGCTTCACCAGCACCCAGAACTGTTGCCGACTCATCGCCGTGCGGCGCGCCGTCAGGAACAACGGCGTATCACCGGCAGCATCGCGCGCCAGGCTCTTGCCGCCGGCAAGCGTCGGACGTGCTTCATCGAGATAGCGCTGCAGCCAGTGCTGCGCTTCCTCGCCCAGCGGCACGAGGCGCGTGCGCTCGCCCTTGCCGGTCACGCGTAATGCGCCCTGGCGCAGGTTGACGCCGTTCGCCGGCAGGTCGACCAGTTCGCTGACGCGCAGGCCACATGCGTACATCAGCTCCAGCATCGTGCGATCGCGCAGGCCGTCGACGCTGGTGGTGTCGGGCACGCCGAGCAGCGCGTCGATCTCGGACTCGCCGAGCGCCTTCGGCAGCGAGCGCGGCAGCTTCGGCGGATCGAGCAGCGCAGTGGGATCGTCGACGCGTCCGTGCCGGCGCTGGCGATGCGCAAAAAACGCGCGCAGCGCGGACAGCAGGCGTGCATTGCTGCGCGGCGACCAGCCGTGCCGCGTGCGCCAGGCGAGATGTTCGAACAAGGCGACACGATCGGCGTGCGCAATCCCGCCATCGCGTCCGTCGCGCCAGCGCGCGAGCCCTTCGAGATCGCGCCGGTACGCGGCCGCGGTCTGGTTCGCGATGCCGTGCTCGGCCCAGAACGCATCGAGAAAGCCCTCGATATCGCGGCGATCCTCGTCGCGCAACGGCGGCAATGCGACCGCGAGCGCGCGGCGTTCTGCAGGTGTCGTCGTGGTGCTGCGGCTGGACATCGACGACAGCTTAGACGCTCGACGCTGCGGCTATGCTTTGCCGATGTCCGACACCTCGATGCCGCCCGTCATCCCGCCCCGCCCCTGGATCGGCTGGCGCCTGTTGGCGATGGTCTACGACCTGTGGCCGGCGCTGGCTTTGTGGCTGCTGCTGTCGGCGGCATTCACTGCGGCCTTTACCTTTCTCGGCCACCACGATGCGCACGAGAACATCGCGCCGCTGAGTGGACTGCAGCTCGCATTGTGGGCGGCGTGCTGGCTGGTGACCGGTCTGTATGCCGTCATCAGCTGGCGCAATGGCGGACAGACGCTCGGCATGCGGCCGTGGCGTTTGCGTGTGCGCGCAATGGACGGCGGACGGGCATCGACGCGGGCGTTGTGGGTGCGCTTCGGTGTGGCGACGGTGTCGCTGCTGGCCGGCGGCTTGGGCTTCTGGTGGGCGTGGGTCGATCGTGAGCGGCTGACCTGGCATGACCGGGCGAGTCGGACGCGGGTGGTGCGGGAGGCGAAGCGGGGATTGCAGGGCAATTGATTCGTCACGCCCGTATCGCACCCGGACACAACGCCGGCTTGGCGCCTGAACTCGTCATCCCGGCGGAGGCCGGGATCCAGAGACTTGGACTCGTTTGACGGTTCTCTCTGCGCTTTCACTGCAGAAGCGAGATCGCTCTTTCAGCAGCCGATTGACTGAGTACCCGATACGCGGATCGCGCCGAGCCCAGTCACTGGATCCCGGCCTGCGCCGGGATGACGGCGTTCGGGTTGGCCGCAACAGCCGTCCGCCGTCGAGCCTCGTCCGGCCTCGCGACGCATTCGGCACCGCGCGCGCCGCACGTTGATGTCTTTTTGACGAGTCGTTCCAGCTCCCGTCCGGCCCGGCGAAGCACGCCGGGCGTTCGGCGCACCCGCGCGGCAGTGCCGCGCGAACGGGTGCGCCTCACCCACTCCGGCGTCGGAAGAGGCTCCACGAAATGATCAGCATCACCACAGGCGGTACGAGATACGCCAGGCGGTAATCGATGCGGTACACGGCGGCGAGTTTCACGATCTGCGTCTGACCCAGCCAGAAGCCGAGCGCGAAGACGACGCCGATGAAGAGGCGCTTGCCTGCGTTGCCGCTGCGCAAGGAGCCGAATGCGAACGGGATCGCAGCCAGACACAGCGCGAGCACGTTGAGCGGATAGAACCACTTGCCCCAGTAATGCTCTTCGAACTCGCTGGCATCGAGCTGGTTGCGGTGCCGGTACTCGATGCCCGCGCGCAGTTCGCTTGCCGGCATGTAGCGCGGGCGCCAGATGTTGCTGGCGCTGGCGGCCAGCGTGGTCGCGTCGAGTTGCGAATCCCAGTGTTCTTCCAGCGCTTCGGTACGCGTCACCGCGCGCGGTTCGAACCAGGTGCGCTGCACGTTGCGCAGCAGCCAGCCGTCGACGCCGTGCTCGGCGGTCTTGGCGTGCGCCACCGATTCCAGCCGCCCGTCGCTGGCGAATTCGAACAGGCGCACGTCCTGCAGCTGGATGCGCGCGCCTGCCCCATCGCTGATCTCGGTGCCGTTCTGCGCATTGAGGAACGTATCGCCCTCGCGCGCCCACAGGCCCGAATAGCGGCCCACGATCATGTCGCTCGAGCGCGCAGCCGACTTCATGCTGTCGGCGCTGCGCTGGGCCATCGGGCCGAGCGTTTCGCCGTTGATCACCATCACCGCCGTCATCAACAGCAGCGGCAGCGCGACCGACACGCTCAATCGAGTGCGCGACAGGCCCACGGCGCGCATCGCAATCAGTTCCGAGGTCGCCGCCAGCTGCCCCAGGCCCATCAGCGAGCCGATGACCGCCGCGGTCGGGAACATCACATAGGCGCGGCGTGGCAGCGTCTGCAGGATGTAGGTGATCGCGCCGAAATAGGTGTAGTCGCCCTGCCCGACGGCGCCGATCTCGTTGACGCCGGCCATCAGCGCGTCGAGACCGACCAGCACCACCCAGGTCGCCAGCACCATCACGGTGACGACCTTGGCGACATACAGATCATGGATACGCAGCAAAGGCCTCATTTCGCGCGCCTCCATTTGGGCGCAGTCACCCGGCCATCGGTGAAATACATCCAGGCCGCAAAGCCGAGCAGCGGCAGCACCAGCCACCACAGGCCCAGCAGTACCGGAATGCGCCCTTCGGCGACCCAGTCCTTGCCGAGCATCATCAGATTCATGCCCATCACATAAGCGAGGAAGCCGGTCATCATCCGGCCGTAGCGCGCCTGACGCGGCGGGCTGCGCGCCAGCGGCACGGCCAGCAGCGCGAACGCCAGCGTCAGCAGCACCGGGGCAAGGCGGTAGTGCAGCTCGGCATGGGCTTCGGGGCGCGCATCGCCGAACAGCGAGAGCGTCGGCTGCAGCTCCGGATCATCGCCATCGGCGCGCGATTCGACCGCCGGCAGGCGCAGCTCGTTGCTGGCGTAGCGCATCAGCCGGTAGTCGAGACCGGCATCGAGCGGGCCTTCAACGCGGAAGCCTTCATCGAGACGCAGGAAACGCTCGGTGCCGTCGATGCTCAGCGCGCCAGTCAGCGAGGTGGTGACATCCATGCGCCCTTCGTCCTGCCGATAAACGAACACGCGGCCGAGCTTGCTGCCGTCGTCGGACATCGCATTGACGTAGACCACGCCGCCACCGCCGGGGAACTCAACGAAGCGGCCGGCCTCAAGACCGGTCACCAGCAGGCTGCGCTGACCGGCCTCGATCATCTGCTGCGAATAGTCGCGTGCCCACGGGCCCAGCCACAGCGAACAGGCGCCGATCACCAGCAGCATCGGTCCCACCACCAGCGACAGCGGCCGCAGCAGGCGGCGCGGGCCGATACCGACCGAGGTCAGCACCGGCATTTCCGAATCCCGGTACAACCGACCGAAGCCCAGCATCAGCCCGAGCATCAGGCCCAGCGGCAGGATCAGCGGCATATAACTGATGACCGACAGGCCCAGCTGGGCCAGCATCAGCTTGGCCGGCACCCGGCCGCGGGCGATGTCGCTCAGTACGTCCGCGAACACGCCGCCCAGGCTCACGATCAGCAGCACCACGAGGGCGGCGAACGTGGACTGGGCCAACTCGCGGGACAGGTATCGGTCGAGCTTCGACATCGTGTGTGGGGGCTTTGCTTTAGACTTGGGGGTTCGTCCAGCCGCGCCACCACGGCGCTTCTGCAGCGGCAAGCCTGACTGGGCGCCGCGCGCTGGACCGTGAAGTGTACCGATCACCCCATGGAATCTGGTTGATGACCCTCGAATTCACCCTGAACCAAGCGCCCCCCGCCACCCTGTCCAGCGATTGCCTCGTCATTGGCGTCTTCGCGGACGGCCCGCTGGCCGGCGCCGCCGCCGCGATCGACACCGCCAGTGGCGGTCGTCTGTCTGCCCTCGCCACCCGTGGCGATCTGTCCGGCAAGGCCGGTCGTACCAGCCTGCTGCACGATCTGCCGGGCGTCACCGCGCCGCGCGTGCTGGCGATCGGTCTGGGCGAGCGCGCCAAGTTCGGCGTGCCGCAGTACCTCAAGGCGGTCGCCGATGCGGTGCGTGCGCTGCGCGACGGCAACAGCACGAGCGCTGCGATCGCGCTGGCCGATCTCGACGTTGCCGGCCGCGACGCCGCGTGGAAGATCCGCCAGGCCGTGGTCGCCGCCGACCACGCCGCGTACCGCTACGTGGCCACGCTGGGCGCCAAGAACAAGAAGCGCGAGCCCGACACGCTGACCGCGATCTCGATCGTCGGCGACGACGCCGATGCGCTGGCGCAGGGCAAGGCGATCGCTGCCGGCGTGAAGTTCGCCCGCGAGCTCGGCAACCTGCCGCCGAACATCTGCAATCCGGCTTATCTCGGTGAGCAGGCGCAGACCTTCGCGTCGCGCTTCGACAAGGCCTCGTGCGAAGTCCTCGACGAGACGCAGATGGAAGCGCTGGGCATGGGTTCGCTGCTCGCCGTGGCGCGCGGTTCGGCCAACCGTCCGCGCCTGGTCGTGCTGAGCTGGAAGAACGGCGGCGACGCCAAGCCCTTCGTGCTGGTCGGCAAGGGAATCACGTTCGATACCGGCGGCGTCAACCTCAAGACGCAGGGCGGCATTGAGGAAATGAAGTTCGACATGTGCGGCGCGGCGACGGTCATGGGCACGTTCGTGTCCGCGGTCGGTCTCGATCTGCCGATCAACCTGCACGTGATCGTGCCGGCGGTGGAGAACGGCATCGACGGCGACGCGTATCGCCCGTCGGACGTCATCACCAGCATGTCGGGCAAGACCATCGAAGTCGGCAACACCGACGCCGAAGGCCGCCTGATCCTGTGCGACGCGCTGACCTACGCCGAGCGTTTCGAGCCGGCCGCACTGGTCGACGTCGCCACACTGACCGGCGCCTGCATGATCGCGCTCGGCACGCAGGCCACCGGCCTGATGAGCAAGCACGACGATCTGGCCGCCGAGCTGCTTGCTGCCGGCGAGCACGTGTTCGACCGCGCCTGGCGTCTGCCGCTGTGGGACGAATACCAGTCGATGCTCGATTCCAACTTCGCCGACGTCTACAACATCGGCGGACGCTGGGGCGGCGCGATCACCGCGGGCTGCTTCCTGTCGCGCTTCACCGAAGGCCAGCGCTGGGCGCATCTCGACATCGCCGGCAGTGCCAGCGGCAGCGGCAAGATGGCCTACGCCACCGGCCGCCCGGTCGGCCTGCTGAGCCAGTGGCTCATGGACCAGGTCGACTGACCGGTCCGGGCCTTGCGGGGACGCGGCATCGCGCCGCGTCCCCGGTTCCGGCCCGACCGCCACTGCCATGGCCCGCGCCGACTTCTACCTGATCGCCAAGCCGCGCTTCCGCGAGGAACCGCTGCGTCTGGTGTGCGAACTGGTCCGCAAATCCTATGCGGCCGAACTGTGGACGCTGATCCTCGCCCGCGACGCCGAACAGGCCGAAGCGCTCGACGATCTGCTGTGGGACATGGGCGAAGACGCCTACA from the Luteimonas fraxinea genome contains:
- a CDS encoding leucyl aminopeptidase gives rise to the protein MTLEFTLNQAPPATLSSDCLVIGVFADGPLAGAAAAIDTASGGRLSALATRGDLSGKAGRTSLLHDLPGVTAPRVLAIGLGERAKFGVPQYLKAVADAVRALRDGNSTSAAIALADLDVAGRDAAWKIRQAVVAADHAAYRYVATLGAKNKKREPDTLTAISIVGDDADALAQGKAIAAGVKFARELGNLPPNICNPAYLGEQAQTFASRFDKASCEVLDETQMEALGMGSLLAVARGSANRPRLVVLSWKNGGDAKPFVLVGKGITFDTGGVNLKTQGGIEEMKFDMCGAATVMGTFVSAVGLDLPINLHVIVPAVENGIDGDAYRPSDVITSMSGKTIEVGNTDAEGRLILCDALTYAERFEPAALVDVATLTGACMIALGTQATGLMSKHDDLAAELLAAGEHVFDRAWRLPLWDEYQSMLDSNFADVYNIGGRWGGAITAGCFLSRFTEGQRWAHLDIAGSASGSGKMAYATGRPVGLLSQWLMDQVD